In the genome of Capra hircus breed San Clemente chromosome 5, ASM170441v1, whole genome shotgun sequence, one region contains:
- the C5H12orf57 gene encoding protein C10: MASASAQSAALSAEQAKVVLAEVIQAFSAPENAVRMDEARDNACNDMGKMLQFVLPVATQIQQEVIKAYGFSCDGEGVLKFARLVKSYEAQDPEIASLSGKLKALFLPPMTLPPHGPASGGSVAAS; encoded by the exons ATGGCGTCCGCCTCGGCTCAGTCCGCGGCCCTGAGCGCCGAGCAGGCCAAGG TGGTCCTGGCCGAGGTGATCCAAGCGTTCTCGGCGCCGGAGAATGCCGTTCGCATGGACGAGGCTCGGGACAACGCGTGTAACGACATGGGCAAAATGCTGCAATTCGTGCTGCCCGTAGCCACGCAGATTCAGCAGGAGGTTATTAAAGCCTACGGCTTCAGCTGCGATGGGGAAG GTGTTCTTAAGTTTGCCCGCCTTGTTAAGTCTTACGAAGCCCAGGATCCTGAGATTGCCAGCCTGTCGGGGAAGCTGAAGGCTCTGTTCCTGCCGCCCATGACCCTGCCGCCCCATGGGCCTGCTTCAGGTGGCAGCGTGGCCGCCTCCTGA
- the ATN1 gene encoding atrophin-1 isoform X1: MKTRQNKDSMSMRSGRKKEAPGPREELRPRGRASPGGVSTSSSDGKAEKSRQTAKKARVEEASTPKVSKQGRSEEISESESEETNAPKKTKTEQELPRPQSPSDLDSLDGRSLNDDGSSDPRDIDQDNRSTSPSIYSPGSVENDSDSSSGLSQGPARPYHPPPLFPPSPPPPDSTPRQPEPGFEPHPSVTPTGYHAPMEPPTSRMFQTPPGAPPPHPQLYPGGSGGGVLSGPSLGPKGSGAASSVGAPSGGKQHPPPTTPISISSSGAGGAPSTKPPNTPVGGGNLPSAPPPTSFPHVTPNLPPPPALRPLNNASASPPGLGAQPLPGHLPSPHAMGQSMGGLPPGPEKGPTLAPSPHSLPPASSSAPAPPMRYPYSSSASSSAAAASSSSSASASQYPASQALPSYPHSFPPPTSLSVSNQPPKYTQPSLPSQAVWSQGPPQPPPYGRLLANSSAHPGPFPPSAGGQSTAHPSAPTHHHHHQQQQQQQQPPPHHGGSGPPPPGAYPHPLESGGSHHAHPYAMSPSLGSLRPYPPGPAHLPPPHSQVSYSQAGPNGPPASSSSNSSSSSQGSYPGSHPSPSQGPPGAPYPFPPVPPVTTSSATLSTVIATVASSPAGYKTASPPGPLPYSKRAPSPGAYKTATPPGYKPGSPPSFRTGTPPGYRGTSPPAGPGTFKPGSPTVGPGPLPPAGPSGLSSLPAPPAAAASGPPLSATQIKQEPAEEYETPESPVPPARSPSPPPKVVDVPSHASQSARFNKHLDRGFNSCARSDLYFVPLEGSKLAKKRADLVEKVRREAEQRAREEKEREREREREKEREREKERELERSVKLAQEGRAPVECPSLGPVPHRPPFEPGSAVATVPPYLGPDTPALRTLSEYARPHVMSPGNRNHPFYVPLGAVDPGLLGYNVPALYSSDPAAREREREARERDLRDRLKPGFEVKPSELEPLHGVPGPGLDPFPRHGGLALQPGPPGLHPFPFHPSLGPLERERLALAAGPALRPDMSYAERLAAERQHAERVAALGNDPLARLQMLNVTPHHHQHSHIHSHLHLHQQDAIHAASASVHPLIDPLASGSHLTRIPYPAGTLPNPLLPHPLHENEVLRHQLFAAPYRDLPASLSAPMSAAHQLQAMHAQSAELQRLALEQQQWLHAHHPLHSVPLPAQEDYYSHLKKESDKPL, from the exons ATGAAGACACGACAGAATAAAGACTCA ATGTCAATGAGGAGTGGACGGAAGAAAGAGGCCCCCGGGCCCCGGGAAGAGCTGAGACCGAGGGGCCGGGCCTCCCCTGGCGGGGTCAGCACGTCCAGCAGCGATGGCAAAGCCGAGAAGTCTAGGCAGACGGCCAAG AAAGCCCGAGTAGAGGAAGCCTCCACCCCAAAGGTCAGCAAGCAGGGCCGGAGTGAAGAGATCTCAGAGAGCGAAAGTGAGGAGACCAACGCACCAAAAAAGACCAAAACTGAG CAGGAGCTGCCCCGGCCCCAGTCTCCCTCCGATCTGGACAGTCTGGATGGGCGGAGCCTCAATGACGATGGCAGCAGCGACCCCAGGGACATCGACCAGGACAACCGGAGCACGTCTCCTAGCATCTACAGCCCTGGAAGCGTGGAGAATGACTCCGACTCGTCTTCTGGCCTGTCTCAGGGCCCAGCCCGCCCCTATCACCCACCTccactcttccctccctcccctccaccgcCTGACAGCACCCCCCGACAGCCAGAGCCTGGCTTTGAACCCCACCCTTCTGTGACACCCACTGGATATCATGCTCCCATGGAGCCCCCCACATCTCGGATGTTCCAGACTCCTCCAGGGGCCCCTCCCCCTCATCCACAGCTCTACCCTGGGGGGTCTGGTGGGGGGGTTTTGTCTGGACCCTCACTGGGTCCCAAGGGGAGTGGGGCTGCCTCTTCAGTGGGGGCCCCTAGTGGGGGTAAGcagcaccccccacccaccacccccattTCAATATCAAGCTCTGGGGCTGGTGGTGCTCCTTCAACGAAGCCGCCTAACACTCCAGTCGGTGGTGGAAACCTACCGTCTGCGCCACCACCAACTTCCTTCCCCCACGTGACACCAAACCTGCCTCCCCCACCTGCCCTTCGACCCCTTAACAATGCATCTGCCTCTCCTCCTGGCCTGGGGGCCCAGCCACTACCTGggcatctcccctccccccatgccATGGGGCAGAGCATGGGTGGACTTCCTCCTGGCCCGGAGAAGGGCCCCACTCTTGCTCCTTCACCCCATTCTCTGCCCCCTGCGTCCTCTTCAGCCCCTGCCCCCCCAATGAGGTATCCTTACTCATCCTCTGCTAGCAGCTCTGCAGCAGCCGCCTCTTCCAGTTCTTCTGCCTCTGCCTCCCAGTACCCTGCTTCCCAGGCACTGCCCAGTTATCcccactccttccctcccccgACCAGTCTCTCTGTCTCCAATCAGCCCCCCAAGTATACGCAGCCTTCTCTCCCATCCCAGGCTGTGTGGAGCCAGGGTCCCCCCCAACCTCCTCCCTATGGCCGCCTCTTAGCCAACAGCAGTGCCCACCCAGGTCCCTTCCCTCCTTCAGCTGGAGGCCAGTCCACAGCCCACCCATCAGCCCCAacacatcaccaccaccaccagcaacagcaacagcagcagcaaccaccacCACATCATGGGGGCTCTGGGCCCCCTCCCCCTGGAGCATATCCTCACCCCCTGGAGAGCGGTGGTTCCCACCATGCACACCCCTATGCCATGTCTCCCTCCCTGGGGTCTCTGAGACCCTATCCACCAGGGCCAGCACACCTGCCCCCACCTCACAGCCAGGTGTCCTACAGCCAAGCAGGTCCCAATGgacccccagcctcctcctcttccaattcctcttcctcctctcaagGGTCCTACCCAGGTTCACACCCCTCTCCTTCCCAGGGCCCCCCAGGGGCGCCCTACCCCTTTCCACCGGTGCCTCCGGTCACCACTTCCTCGGCCACACTTTCCACGGTCATTGCTACAGTGGCTTCCTCGCCAGCAGGCTACAAGACAGCCTCCCCACCTGGGCCCCTGCCGTATAGCAAGCGAGCCCCGTCCCCAGGGGCCTACAAGACAGCCACTCCACCTGGATACAAGCCGGGGTCGCCGCCCTCCTTCCGAACGGGGACCCCACCGGGCTACCGAGGCACCTCGCCGCCCGCAGGCCCAGGGACCTTCAAGCCGGGATCGCCCACCGTGGGGCCCGGGCCGCTGCCGCCCGCGGGGCCCTCCGGCCTGTCATCCCTGCCAGCACCGCCTGCGGCCGCCGCCTCTGGGCCGCCCCTGAGCGCCACGCAGATCAAACAGGAGCCGGCGGAGGAATATGAGACCCCCGAGAGTCCGGTGCCCCCGGCCCGCAGCCCCTCGCCCCCTCCCAAGGTGGTAGATGTGCCCAGCCACGCCAGCCAGTCGGCCAG GTTCAACAAACACCTGGACCGCGGCTTTAACTCGTGCGCGCGCAGCGATCTGTACTTTGTGCCGCTGGAGGGCTCCAAGCTGGCCAAGAAACGGGCCGACCTGGTAGAGAAGGTGCGGCGCGAGGCCGAGCAGCGCGCGCGCGAAGAAAAGGAGCGCGAGCGCGAGCGGGAGCGCGAGAAGGAACGCGAGCGCGAGAAGGAGCGCGAGCTGGAACGCAGCGTG AAGTTGGCCCAGGAGGGCCGTGCTCCAGTGGAGTGCCCATCTCTCGGCCCAGTGCCCCATCGCCCTCCGTTTGAGCCGGGCAGTGCTGTGGCTACAGTGCCCCCTTACCTGGGCCCCGACACTCCAGCCCTACGCACCCTCAGCGAATACGCCCGGCCCCACGTGATGTCTCCTGGCAATCGCAACCATCCGTTCTACGTGCCCCTGGGGGCAGTGGACCCGGGGCTCCTGGGTTACAATGTCCCGGCCTTGTACAGCAGTGACCCAGCAGCCCGGGAGAGGGAGCGGGAAGCCCGTGAACGAGACCTGCGTGACCGCCTCAAGCCTGGCTTTGAGGTGAAGCCCAGCGAGCTGGAGCCCCTACATGGGGTCCCTGGGCCAGGCCTGGATCCCTTTCCGCGACACGGGGGCCTGGCTTTGCAGCCTGGCCCCCCGGGCTTGCACCCTTTCCCCTTCCATCCGAGCCTGGGGCCCCTGGAGAGAGAACGTCTAGCGCTGGCAGCTGGGCCCGCCCTGCGGCCTGACATGTCCTACGCGGAGCGCCTGGCGGCTGAGAGGCAGCACGCAGAAAGGGTGGCCGCCCTGGGCAATGACCCGCTGGCGCGGCTGCAGATGCTCAACGTGACCCCCCATCACCACCAGCACTCCCACATCCACTCTCACCTGCACCTCCACCAGCAGGATGCCATCCACGCAG cctctgcctcgGTGCACCCTCTCATTGACCCCCTGGCCTCAGGGTCTCACCTTACCCGGATCCCCTACCCAGCTGGgaccctccccaacccccttcTTCCTCACCCTCTGCACGAGAACGAAGTTCTTCGTCACCAGCTCTTTG CTGCTCCATACCGGGACCTGCCAGCCTCCCTCTCTGCCCCGATGTCGGCAGCTCACCAGCTGCAGGCCATGCACGCACAGTCGGCTGAGTTGCAGCGCCTTGCGctggagcagcagcagtggctgcaCGCCCATCACCCACTGCACAGTGTGCCGCTGCCCGCCCAGGAGGACTACTACAG TCATCTGAAGAAGGAAAGCGACAAGCCGCTGTAG
- the ATN1 gene encoding atrophin-1 isoform X2, with amino-acid sequence MKTRQNKDSMSMRSGRKKEAPGPREELRPRGRASPGGVSTSSSDGKAEKSRQTAKKARVEEASTPKVSKQGRSEEISESESEETNAPKKTKTEELPRPQSPSDLDSLDGRSLNDDGSSDPRDIDQDNRSTSPSIYSPGSVENDSDSSSGLSQGPARPYHPPPLFPPSPPPPDSTPRQPEPGFEPHPSVTPTGYHAPMEPPTSRMFQTPPGAPPPHPQLYPGGSGGGVLSGPSLGPKGSGAASSVGAPSGGKQHPPPTTPISISSSGAGGAPSTKPPNTPVGGGNLPSAPPPTSFPHVTPNLPPPPALRPLNNASASPPGLGAQPLPGHLPSPHAMGQSMGGLPPGPEKGPTLAPSPHSLPPASSSAPAPPMRYPYSSSASSSAAAASSSSSASASQYPASQALPSYPHSFPPPTSLSVSNQPPKYTQPSLPSQAVWSQGPPQPPPYGRLLANSSAHPGPFPPSAGGQSTAHPSAPTHHHHHQQQQQQQQPPPHHGGSGPPPPGAYPHPLESGGSHHAHPYAMSPSLGSLRPYPPGPAHLPPPHSQVSYSQAGPNGPPASSSSNSSSSSQGSYPGSHPSPSQGPPGAPYPFPPVPPVTTSSATLSTVIATVASSPAGYKTASPPGPLPYSKRAPSPGAYKTATPPGYKPGSPPSFRTGTPPGYRGTSPPAGPGTFKPGSPTVGPGPLPPAGPSGLSSLPAPPAAAASGPPLSATQIKQEPAEEYETPESPVPPARSPSPPPKVVDVPSHASQSARFNKHLDRGFNSCARSDLYFVPLEGSKLAKKRADLVEKVRREAEQRAREEKEREREREREKEREREKERELERSVKLAQEGRAPVECPSLGPVPHRPPFEPGSAVATVPPYLGPDTPALRTLSEYARPHVMSPGNRNHPFYVPLGAVDPGLLGYNVPALYSSDPAAREREREARERDLRDRLKPGFEVKPSELEPLHGVPGPGLDPFPRHGGLALQPGPPGLHPFPFHPSLGPLERERLALAAGPALRPDMSYAERLAAERQHAERVAALGNDPLARLQMLNVTPHHHQHSHIHSHLHLHQQDAIHAASASVHPLIDPLASGSHLTRIPYPAGTLPNPLLPHPLHENEVLRHQLFAAPYRDLPASLSAPMSAAHQLQAMHAQSAELQRLALEQQQWLHAHHPLHSVPLPAQEDYYSHLKKESDKPL; translated from the exons ATGAAGACACGACAGAATAAAGACTCA ATGTCAATGAGGAGTGGACGGAAGAAAGAGGCCCCCGGGCCCCGGGAAGAGCTGAGACCGAGGGGCCGGGCCTCCCCTGGCGGGGTCAGCACGTCCAGCAGCGATGGCAAAGCCGAGAAGTCTAGGCAGACGGCCAAG AAAGCCCGAGTAGAGGAAGCCTCCACCCCAAAGGTCAGCAAGCAGGGCCGGAGTGAAGAGATCTCAGAGAGCGAAAGTGAGGAGACCAACGCACCAAAAAAGACCAAAACTGAG GAGCTGCCCCGGCCCCAGTCTCCCTCCGATCTGGACAGTCTGGATGGGCGGAGCCTCAATGACGATGGCAGCAGCGACCCCAGGGACATCGACCAGGACAACCGGAGCACGTCTCCTAGCATCTACAGCCCTGGAAGCGTGGAGAATGACTCCGACTCGTCTTCTGGCCTGTCTCAGGGCCCAGCCCGCCCCTATCACCCACCTccactcttccctccctcccctccaccgcCTGACAGCACCCCCCGACAGCCAGAGCCTGGCTTTGAACCCCACCCTTCTGTGACACCCACTGGATATCATGCTCCCATGGAGCCCCCCACATCTCGGATGTTCCAGACTCCTCCAGGGGCCCCTCCCCCTCATCCACAGCTCTACCCTGGGGGGTCTGGTGGGGGGGTTTTGTCTGGACCCTCACTGGGTCCCAAGGGGAGTGGGGCTGCCTCTTCAGTGGGGGCCCCTAGTGGGGGTAAGcagcaccccccacccaccacccccattTCAATATCAAGCTCTGGGGCTGGTGGTGCTCCTTCAACGAAGCCGCCTAACACTCCAGTCGGTGGTGGAAACCTACCGTCTGCGCCACCACCAACTTCCTTCCCCCACGTGACACCAAACCTGCCTCCCCCACCTGCCCTTCGACCCCTTAACAATGCATCTGCCTCTCCTCCTGGCCTGGGGGCCCAGCCACTACCTGggcatctcccctccccccatgccATGGGGCAGAGCATGGGTGGACTTCCTCCTGGCCCGGAGAAGGGCCCCACTCTTGCTCCTTCACCCCATTCTCTGCCCCCTGCGTCCTCTTCAGCCCCTGCCCCCCCAATGAGGTATCCTTACTCATCCTCTGCTAGCAGCTCTGCAGCAGCCGCCTCTTCCAGTTCTTCTGCCTCTGCCTCCCAGTACCCTGCTTCCCAGGCACTGCCCAGTTATCcccactccttccctcccccgACCAGTCTCTCTGTCTCCAATCAGCCCCCCAAGTATACGCAGCCTTCTCTCCCATCCCAGGCTGTGTGGAGCCAGGGTCCCCCCCAACCTCCTCCCTATGGCCGCCTCTTAGCCAACAGCAGTGCCCACCCAGGTCCCTTCCCTCCTTCAGCTGGAGGCCAGTCCACAGCCCACCCATCAGCCCCAacacatcaccaccaccaccagcaacagcaacagcagcagcaaccaccacCACATCATGGGGGCTCTGGGCCCCCTCCCCCTGGAGCATATCCTCACCCCCTGGAGAGCGGTGGTTCCCACCATGCACACCCCTATGCCATGTCTCCCTCCCTGGGGTCTCTGAGACCCTATCCACCAGGGCCAGCACACCTGCCCCCACCTCACAGCCAGGTGTCCTACAGCCAAGCAGGTCCCAATGgacccccagcctcctcctcttccaattcctcttcctcctctcaagGGTCCTACCCAGGTTCACACCCCTCTCCTTCCCAGGGCCCCCCAGGGGCGCCCTACCCCTTTCCACCGGTGCCTCCGGTCACCACTTCCTCGGCCACACTTTCCACGGTCATTGCTACAGTGGCTTCCTCGCCAGCAGGCTACAAGACAGCCTCCCCACCTGGGCCCCTGCCGTATAGCAAGCGAGCCCCGTCCCCAGGGGCCTACAAGACAGCCACTCCACCTGGATACAAGCCGGGGTCGCCGCCCTCCTTCCGAACGGGGACCCCACCGGGCTACCGAGGCACCTCGCCGCCCGCAGGCCCAGGGACCTTCAAGCCGGGATCGCCCACCGTGGGGCCCGGGCCGCTGCCGCCCGCGGGGCCCTCCGGCCTGTCATCCCTGCCAGCACCGCCTGCGGCCGCCGCCTCTGGGCCGCCCCTGAGCGCCACGCAGATCAAACAGGAGCCGGCGGAGGAATATGAGACCCCCGAGAGTCCGGTGCCCCCGGCCCGCAGCCCCTCGCCCCCTCCCAAGGTGGTAGATGTGCCCAGCCACGCCAGCCAGTCGGCCAG GTTCAACAAACACCTGGACCGCGGCTTTAACTCGTGCGCGCGCAGCGATCTGTACTTTGTGCCGCTGGAGGGCTCCAAGCTGGCCAAGAAACGGGCCGACCTGGTAGAGAAGGTGCGGCGCGAGGCCGAGCAGCGCGCGCGCGAAGAAAAGGAGCGCGAGCGCGAGCGGGAGCGCGAGAAGGAACGCGAGCGCGAGAAGGAGCGCGAGCTGGAACGCAGCGTG AAGTTGGCCCAGGAGGGCCGTGCTCCAGTGGAGTGCCCATCTCTCGGCCCAGTGCCCCATCGCCCTCCGTTTGAGCCGGGCAGTGCTGTGGCTACAGTGCCCCCTTACCTGGGCCCCGACACTCCAGCCCTACGCACCCTCAGCGAATACGCCCGGCCCCACGTGATGTCTCCTGGCAATCGCAACCATCCGTTCTACGTGCCCCTGGGGGCAGTGGACCCGGGGCTCCTGGGTTACAATGTCCCGGCCTTGTACAGCAGTGACCCAGCAGCCCGGGAGAGGGAGCGGGAAGCCCGTGAACGAGACCTGCGTGACCGCCTCAAGCCTGGCTTTGAGGTGAAGCCCAGCGAGCTGGAGCCCCTACATGGGGTCCCTGGGCCAGGCCTGGATCCCTTTCCGCGACACGGGGGCCTGGCTTTGCAGCCTGGCCCCCCGGGCTTGCACCCTTTCCCCTTCCATCCGAGCCTGGGGCCCCTGGAGAGAGAACGTCTAGCGCTGGCAGCTGGGCCCGCCCTGCGGCCTGACATGTCCTACGCGGAGCGCCTGGCGGCTGAGAGGCAGCACGCAGAAAGGGTGGCCGCCCTGGGCAATGACCCGCTGGCGCGGCTGCAGATGCTCAACGTGACCCCCCATCACCACCAGCACTCCCACATCCACTCTCACCTGCACCTCCACCAGCAGGATGCCATCCACGCAG cctctgcctcgGTGCACCCTCTCATTGACCCCCTGGCCTCAGGGTCTCACCTTACCCGGATCCCCTACCCAGCTGGgaccctccccaacccccttcTTCCTCACCCTCTGCACGAGAACGAAGTTCTTCGTCACCAGCTCTTTG CTGCTCCATACCGGGACCTGCCAGCCTCCCTCTCTGCCCCGATGTCGGCAGCTCACCAGCTGCAGGCCATGCACGCACAGTCGGCTGAGTTGCAGCGCCTTGCGctggagcagcagcagtggctgcaCGCCCATCACCCACTGCACAGTGTGCCGCTGCCCGCCCAGGAGGACTACTACAG TCATCTGAAGAAGGAAAGCGACAAGCCGCTGTAG